In Sporosarcina luteola, a single window of DNA contains:
- a CDS encoding manganese catalase family protein, whose amino-acid sequence MYYYKEELINIITPDKPDPEAARVLQEILGGHYGEMRTMMQYFFQSSNFRGKDTQYRDLLRGVFLEEIAHVELVQNTINQLLNDSGHSAAPGNAGVDQAPLNDATRHANPHHYIIGAQSSLPVDAGGNPWNGSWVYAHGNLIADLLDNLVLESTGVLQKTRIYEMSSNKTFRETLAFLIVRDNAHQNAFAKALETLGVDWGKILPIPNYDINKYPECRKYVEMGFHHIQFNFRLDPTRIGEILQGQTPSRNPETFAVVDPPKGFPVPLMPEMPNEHSLGTQDLNR is encoded by the coding sequence TTGTACTACTACAAGGAAGAGCTAATTAATATTATCACTCCTGATAAACCAGACCCGGAAGCAGCAAGAGTATTACAAGAAATATTAGGCGGTCATTACGGTGAGATGAGAACGATGATGCAATACTTTTTCCAAAGCTCCAATTTTCGGGGGAAAGATACACAATATCGAGATTTGCTCCGTGGCGTTTTCTTGGAAGAGATTGCGCACGTCGAACTAGTTCAAAATACAATAAATCAGCTATTAAATGACTCAGGCCATTCTGCAGCGCCAGGAAACGCCGGTGTCGATCAAGCCCCATTGAATGATGCCACTAGACATGCAAATCCACATCATTATATTATTGGCGCTCAATCTTCTCTACCAGTCGACGCTGGAGGCAATCCTTGGAATGGTTCTTGGGTGTATGCTCATGGAAACCTCATCGCTGATTTACTCGACAATTTGGTACTCGAATCAACAGGTGTACTCCAAAAAACACGTATTTACGAAATGAGTTCAAATAAAACATTCCGCGAAACGCTAGCTTTTCTTATCGTTCGCGATAACGCACATCAAAATGCTTTTGCTAAAGCTTTGGAGACGTTGGGCGTTGATTGGGGCAAGATACTCCCAATTCCTAATTATGATATAAACAAGTATCCTGAATGTAGAAAGTATGTAGAGATGGGTTTCCATCATATACAGTTCAACTTTAGGCTAGACCCTACCCGCATAGGCGAAATTCTTCAAGGACAAACCCCAAGTAGAAATCCCGAAACGTTTGCTGTGGTTGACCCTCCTAAAGGGTTTCCAGTACCGTTGATGCCTGAAATGCCGAACGAACATAGTCTTGGAACTCAAGATTTGAACCGTTGA
- a CDS encoding DinB family protein, whose product MSEYVKSVLHQIHIVVMSTIDIIDTVDQSDLEVQPTENKFSVGQLLAHMALVCKADLLISEEASEGQMSNFYAVNTLVSVTEMKEALLSNFTLLEKRYLGYTEEELMQKTTSYWGVSYTRFEWLLEISAHLYHHRGQLHAMLIHCVRKDLNVKLFE is encoded by the coding sequence ATGAGTGAGTATGTAAAAAGTGTGTTGCATCAAATCCATATTGTGGTTATGTCGACGATTGACATTATAGATACAGTAGATCAATCCGATTTAGAAGTGCAGCCAACAGAAAACAAGTTTTCTGTCGGGCAGCTGTTGGCTCATATGGCCCTAGTCTGCAAAGCCGATTTACTCATTTCAGAGGAAGCTTCTGAGGGACAGATGAGCAATTTTTATGCGGTCAACACTCTTGTGTCCGTGACTGAAATGAAAGAAGCGTTGCTGTCTAACTTTACACTTTTGGAAAAACGTTATCTTGGTTATACCGAGGAAGAACTGATGCAAAAGACAACTTCGTATTGGGGCGTTTCCTATACGCGGTTTGAGTGGTTGTTAGAGATTTCAGCACACCTCTATCACCACCGCGGGCAGTTGCATGCCATGCTTATCCATTGTGTTAGGAAAGATCTTAACGTTAAGTTATTTGAATAA
- a CDS encoding GNAT family N-acetyltransferase: MLINNRLAIRDLIEEDKFLLAKWLSDPEVLQFYEGRDRPLDLAQVEEGFFGNADGETRCLIFYDEEPIGYVQYYPVGDEERRIYGYSDPTEILYGMDQFIGEPAYWDKGIGTQLVEMIVAYLLIDKNADRIVMDPQTWNERAIRCYEKCGFKKVKLLPQHEWHEGEYRDCWLIEYGKK; encoded by the coding sequence ATGTTGATAAATAATCGGTTAGCCATCCGGGATTTAATAGAAGAAGATAAATTCCTTTTGGCCAAATGGTTGTCCGATCCGGAGGTTCTCCAGTTTTACGAAGGACGGGATCGTCCGTTGGATTTGGCGCAAGTCGAAGAGGGTTTTTTCGGGAATGCAGACGGTGAAACAAGGTGCCTCATTTTCTATGATGAGGAGCCGATTGGGTATGTACAGTATTATCCGGTTGGGGATGAGGAAAGACGAATTTATGGCTATTCGGATCCGACAGAAATCCTTTATGGAATGGACCAGTTCATCGGTGAACCAGCCTATTGGGATAAAGGAATCGGGACGCAACTTGTCGAAATGATAGTTGCGTATTTATTGATTGATAAGAATGCTGATCGCATCGTTATGGACCCGCAAACGTGGAATGAGCGGGCAATCCGGTGTTATGAGAAATGCGGATTCAAGAAGGTCAAGCTCTTGCCACAGCATGAATGGCATGAAGGGGAATACCGGGATTGCTGGCTGATTGAATATGGCAAGAAGTGA
- a CDS encoding DUF817 domain-containing protein, with the protein MRAFKQLVHFGWQQALSCLFPVVIFASLALTKIIPLPLLSRYDWLLVICVLMQWWMLRSGLETKDELKVITLFHLIGLTLEIFKVNMGSWSYPEEGYFKILGVPLYSGFMYASVASYLCQAWRRLDVDLIKWPPFWIVVPLASAIYLNFFTHHYWIDIRWWLSALVIIVFWKSWVSYHVNGSQYRMPIALSFVLIGFFIWVAENIATFFGAWQYPNQADAWSLVHLGKVSSWLLLVIVSFLIVATLKQVKGKNR; encoded by the coding sequence ATAAGAGCATTTAAACAACTTGTCCATTTCGGGTGGCAGCAGGCTCTCTCCTGTTTGTTCCCGGTTGTTATTTTTGCTTCCTTGGCACTTACAAAAATTATACCTCTTCCCTTACTGTCACGGTATGACTGGCTTCTGGTCATTTGCGTTCTCATGCAGTGGTGGATGCTACGTTCGGGACTGGAAACGAAAGATGAACTAAAAGTAATTACCCTGTTCCACTTGATTGGACTTACTCTTGAAATCTTCAAGGTGAATATGGGTTCGTGGTCTTATCCAGAGGAAGGGTATTTCAAAATTTTGGGAGTTCCTTTGTATAGCGGATTCATGTACGCAAGCGTAGCAAGTTATCTATGCCAAGCGTGGAGAAGGCTGGATGTCGACCTCATTAAATGGCCGCCTTTTTGGATAGTTGTCCCCCTTGCTTCGGCAATCTATTTGAACTTTTTCACCCACCATTATTGGATCGACATTCGTTGGTGGTTATCTGCACTTGTCATCATCGTCTTTTGGAAATCTTGGGTTAGTTATCATGTGAATGGATCTCAGTACCGGATGCCCATTGCTCTTTCATTTGTCCTCATCGGTTTTTTCATATGGGTAGCTGAAAATATCGCGACGTTCTTCGGTGCATGGCAATATCCAAACCAAGCCGACGCATGGAGTCTCGTTCATCTAGGAAAAGTCAGCTCATGGCTATTATTAGTGATTGTCAGCTTTCTAATCGTCGCAACGTTAAAGCAGGTGAAGGGAAAAAACAGGTAA
- a CDS encoding GrpB family protein, whose amino-acid sequence MLGLNKDVVALTPYCREWKALFEQEKTLVESLIGEYVVDIQHIGSTAIEGIAAKPMIDILIGVRSVDDVKKFDKYRLKDADIYHLGRVEIEGKAVFAKFSNLEELTKTHVYHVVEYGGNWWKQHTFFRDYLNEHPDVAQKYEALKKELALIYPDNERKYTDAKKACVDEVLRLAGL is encoded by the coding sequence ATGTTAGGTCTGAATAAAGACGTAGTCGCATTAACACCGTACTGCCGAGAATGGAAAGCGCTTTTCGAACAGGAGAAGACGTTAGTAGAATCGTTAATCGGGGAGTATGTAGTTGATATTCAGCATATCGGGAGCACCGCGATTGAAGGGATTGCTGCAAAGCCTATGATTGACATTCTCATTGGTGTCCGATCGGTGGATGACGTGAAGAAATTCGATAAATACCGACTGAAGGATGCAGATATTTATCATTTGGGGCGTGTGGAAATTGAAGGTAAAGCAGTGTTTGCCAAGTTCTCAAATTTGGAGGAATTGACGAAGACGCATGTCTATCATGTCGTAGAATATGGCGGCAACTGGTGGAAGCAACATACGTTTTTCAGGGACTATTTGAATGAACATCCCGATGTAGCGCAAAAATATGAAGCGTTGAAGAAGGAACTAGCGTTGATATATCCGGATAACGAACGGAAATATACAGACGCAAAGAAGGCGTGTGTTGATGAGGTGTTGAGGTTAGCAGGATTGTGA
- a CDS encoding VOC family protein produces MYELTIQVRVTEFAKGQDWYTTLLKREPDFIPHDGFAEWELLPGCWLQVAKGIPSVNSGPLRLGVLDIEKERNRIQEELGVKRFELHSREEVPVKWGTFTDPWGNQLGFFEYKNEDEKKAKFRIALRNL; encoded by the coding sequence TTGTATGAATTGACGATACAAGTTCGGGTAACAGAGTTCGCAAAAGGGCAAGATTGGTATACGACCTTGCTCAAAAGAGAACCTGATTTCATTCCGCATGATGGGTTTGCCGAGTGGGAGCTCCTCCCCGGTTGTTGGTTGCAAGTTGCTAAAGGTATTCCTTCTGTTAATAGTGGCCCTCTTAGGTTGGGAGTACTTGATATCGAAAAGGAACGCAATCGGATTCAGGAAGAATTAGGCGTTAAACGGTTCGAACTTCATTCAAGGGAAGAAGTACCCGTCAAATGGGGAACTTTCACAGACCCTTGGGGGAATCAGCTAGGTTTCTTCGAATATAAAAACGAGGACGAGAAAAAGGCAAAGTTTCGGATTGCGTTAAGGAACTTATAA
- a CDS encoding CopG family transcriptional regulator, with the protein MAESEKITINMNVVDLGKVDLLVDQGFYSNRTDFIRTSIRSQLDTHADEVKDIVIRKSYVVGVVNYGRKELEKLRDSGTMIDVKVAGLLVISDNVDAELVKQTMASVQVKGVLKANAEVKTAIQEL; encoded by the coding sequence GTGGCTGAATCTGAAAAGATTACAATCAATATGAACGTTGTCGACTTGGGGAAAGTCGATTTGCTTGTTGATCAAGGGTTTTATTCCAACAGAACAGATTTCATAAGGACTTCGATTCGTAGTCAATTGGATACGCATGCTGATGAAGTCAAGGACATCGTAATTAGGAAATCATATGTCGTAGGGGTAGTGAATTACGGGCGTAAAGAGCTGGAAAAGCTTCGTGACTCTGGGACAATGATTGATGTGAAAGTTGCGGGATTACTCGTGATCTCAGATAACGTCGATGCAGAACTTGTTAAACAGACGATGGCTTCAGTCCAAGTAAAAGGTGTATTGAAAGCGAATGCTGAAGTGAAAACAGCTATTCAAGAGCTATGA
- a CDS encoding nucleotidyltransferase domain-containing protein: MKRMKRMRAPFAAKRFVDEYFPRCQAAVLAGSVVRGEETPTSDLDIVIFDNQIEVAYRETLIEYGWPIEVFVHSLTSYQTYFRSDAERARPSLPRMVAEGIVLRDTGILSTIKNEAAELLNAGPAPWSDQTLLTKRYMLTDALGDLIGTQNETDALFIANTLAEAIHEFVLRTNGQWIGASKWIVRALKEYDEDFADRFVEAFHSFYKTGNREGIIELTDEVLAPYGGRLFEGYSVGK, translated from the coding sequence ATGAAACGAATGAAACGAATGAGAGCACCATTCGCAGCCAAACGATTTGTCGATGAATACTTCCCTCGTTGCCAGGCTGCAGTCCTCGCGGGAAGCGTTGTCAGGGGAGAAGAAACTCCTACATCGGATCTGGATATAGTGATTTTTGACAACCAAATTGAAGTGGCCTACCGTGAAACACTTATTGAATATGGCTGGCCAATTGAAGTATTCGTACATTCTTTAACTTCCTATCAAACCTATTTTCGAAGTGATGCGGAACGAGCGCGTCCTAGCTTGCCGCGAATGGTAGCGGAGGGAATTGTTTTGAGGGACACCGGTATATTATCAACGATTAAAAACGAAGCTGCCGAGTTGTTAAATGCAGGACCAGCCCCTTGGTCGGACCAGACATTGTTGACGAAGCGGTACATGCTGACAGATGCGCTTGGTGATTTAATAGGAACACAAAATGAGACAGATGCACTTTTCATCGCAAATACACTCGCCGAAGCGATTCATGAATTTGTACTCCGGACGAACGGGCAGTGGATTGGCGCCTCCAAATGGATCGTGCGGGCACTGAAAGAGTATGATGAAGACTTTGCCGATCGATTTGTGGAAGCATTTCATTCATTTTATAAGACTGGCAATCGTGAAGGAATCATCGAACTAACAGATGAAGTGTTAGCACCATATGGCGGAAGATTATTTGAAGGGTATTCTGTAGGGAAATGA
- a CDS encoding helix-turn-helix domain-containing protein produces the protein MLDTRKIGSYISKLRKERDWTQVEMADRLNVSHQAVSKWERGESLPDLGTLMNIGQAFGVSVDELMNGGAEREGSVYIHNLGRIMKGISEDRREEVAEMINAGEADMDELIEVAPLLRASELAAVTERVDKSLFNEDMIVRLAPFVETELLDGLVLQAMEDSVELELIEKLAPFVSSNALGQLLDKAVTDGVDFDAVVRLAPFVEQESLDKLSLQAIEDGIELEQIGKLAPFVSRETLWNILDKAVTKNVDYHAVIKLAPFIGREHVDKLIGRAVSEGLKWEFVVKLAPFCSRAMLNRLAEQVKEGELDSSRLVSLAPFIDREVLSRIVDRMEMSEFAPATVAELAPFVDKGTLSRWIQGLLIK, from the coding sequence ATGTTGGATACACGGAAGATTGGAAGTTATATTTCAAAGCTTCGAAAAGAGCGGGATTGGACGCAGGTGGAAATGGCGGATCGGTTGAATGTGAGTCATCAGGCCGTATCTAAGTGGGAGCGTGGGGAATCGTTGCCTGACCTTGGGACATTGATGAACATCGGACAGGCTTTTGGTGTGTCGGTGGATGAGTTGATGAATGGAGGTGCCGAGCGAGAAGGTTCGGTATATATCCATAATCTTGGGCGGATCATGAAGGGGATTTCTGAAGACCGTCGGGAAGAGGTCGCGGAAATGATAAATGCGGGGGAAGCGGATATGGATGAATTGATTGAAGTCGCCCCTTTATTAAGAGCAAGCGAATTGGCTGCCGTGACGGAGAGAGTCGATAAAAGCTTGTTCAATGAGGATATGATTGTAAGACTCGCGCCATTTGTGGAAACGGAGCTGTTGGATGGGCTCGTGCTCCAGGCGATGGAGGACAGTGTTGAATTGGAATTGATCGAAAAACTGGCTCCGTTTGTTAGCAGTAACGCGTTGGGCCAATTGTTAGACAAGGCTGTTACAGATGGAGTGGATTTTGACGCTGTAGTCCGACTGGCCCCATTTGTGGAACAAGAGTCATTGGATAAGCTTTCGCTTCAAGCGATTGAGGATGGCATTGAATTGGAGCAGATCGGTAAACTGGCACCGTTTGTTAGCAGAGAAACATTGTGGAATATACTCGATAAAGCTGTTACGAAAAATGTGGATTATCATGCCGTTATCAAACTGGCGCCATTTATCGGAAGAGAACATGTCGATAAATTGATTGGTCGGGCAGTGAGCGAAGGTCTTAAATGGGAGTTTGTCGTCAAATTGGCTCCATTCTGCAGTCGGGCAATGTTGAATCGATTGGCGGAACAAGTGAAGGAGGGCGAATTGGATTCAAGCCGCTTAGTTTCCCTTGCTCCTTTTATTGACAGGGAGGTCCTGAGCAGAATTGTGGATCGGATGGAAATGAGCGAGTTTGCTCCGGCGACTGTGGCGGAATTAGCACCATTTGTAGATAAAGGAACGCTTAGCAGATGGATTCAAGGTTTGTTGATTAAATGA
- a CDS encoding S66 family peptidase, whose protein sequence is MIIPNKLKKGDEIRIIAPSRSASILSDEGVQTAKERLENLGFVISFGKHVFDKNLQNSTSIQQRVEALHDAFADKNVKGILTVIGGFNSNELLPYIDYELIKKNPKVFCGYSDITAIGTAISTQTGMVTYSGPHFSSFQMRKAQEYQTHFFKQCLMQNEPFELKPSEHWSDDAWYLDQENRVFENTVWKTYNEGTVSGELWGGNLCTLNLLQGTKYMPIIENAILFIEDDEMTIPETFARDLTSLLQNAQSIKALVIGRFQRASKITEEQLLFILDKHPMLKTIPVLYDVDFGHTQPMFTFPIGGEVQIAAEKGSLKLVRF, encoded by the coding sequence ATGATAATACCAAACAAATTAAAGAAAGGAGATGAAATTCGGATCATCGCTCCGAGTCGAAGTGCAAGCATTCTATCCGATGAAGGCGTTCAAACTGCAAAGGAACGATTAGAGAACTTAGGCTTTGTCATTTCATTCGGTAAACATGTTTTCGACAAAAACCTTCAAAACTCCACTTCCATTCAGCAAAGGGTCGAGGCTTTACATGATGCATTTGCCGATAAAAATGTAAAAGGCATTTTGACGGTCATTGGCGGTTTTAATTCAAATGAACTCCTTCCTTACATTGATTACGAATTAATTAAAAAGAACCCGAAAGTGTTTTGCGGATACAGCGATATTACGGCAATCGGGACAGCAATATCGACGCAGACCGGAATGGTCACGTATTCAGGGCCACATTTCTCGAGCTTTCAAATGCGAAAGGCGCAGGAATACCAAACACATTTCTTTAAGCAATGTCTCATGCAGAATGAACCGTTCGAGTTGAAGCCGTCTGAACACTGGAGCGACGATGCATGGTATTTGGATCAGGAAAACCGTGTCTTTGAGAACACGGTTTGGAAGACATATAACGAGGGGACAGTAAGCGGCGAGCTATGGGGCGGCAATTTATGCACATTGAATTTGCTGCAAGGAACAAAGTACATGCCAATTATCGAAAATGCGATTCTTTTTATCGAAGACGATGAAATGACAATTCCCGAAACGTTCGCCAGAGATTTGACGTCATTACTGCAAAATGCGCAATCCATAAAGGCCCTCGTCATCGGCAGATTTCAACGAGCGTCAAAGATAACGGAGGAGCAATTGCTGTTCATTCTTGATAAGCATCCCATGTTGAAAACGATTCCAGTTCTATATGACGTGGATTTCGGCCATACGCAGCCAATGTTTACATTTCCGATTGGCGGAGAAGTGCAGATTGCTGCGGAGAAAGGATCATTGAAACTTGTGAGGTTTTAA
- a CDS encoding NUDIX hydrolase has translation MARSEVVQPRNRGSSVIIEKDKVAVIKRNLGGEEYYVFPGGGIEVDESPEQATIREAFEELGVHIEIKEHLGIVEFNGKQYYFLAEIVGGEFGTGQGEEYDESCNRGLYEPKWIPIAELIALDVRPIEIVKIIVDRMEI, from the coding sequence ATGGCAAGAAGTGAAGTTGTGCAGCCAAGAAATCGAGGATCTTCCGTTATTATTGAGAAGGATAAGGTCGCGGTTATTAAGAGGAATCTTGGCGGTGAGGAATATTATGTCTTTCCGGGCGGTGGAATTGAAGTTGACGAAAGTCCTGAGCAAGCAACAATTCGGGAAGCGTTTGAGGAGCTAGGTGTTCATATTGAGATAAAAGAACATCTGGGAATCGTTGAATTCAATGGAAAGCAATACTATTTCTTAGCAGAGATTGTCGGCGGGGAATTTGGGACAGGACAAGGCGAAGAGTACGATGAGAGCTGTAACCGTGGATTATATGAGCCGAAGTGGATACCGATTGCCGAGCTAATAGCGTTGGATGTTCGACCAATAGAGATTGTGAAAATAATAGTTGACCGAATGGAAATTTGA
- a CDS encoding GNAT family N-acetyltransferase, whose protein sequence is MKIIKLQRHEIPPYDLLLLADPSYELVEAYITDGECYVYKENEDIIGVFVIVPLSEVTVEITNIAVRGDRQGQGIGKKLLQEAIKVAKSSGYEWIEIGTGNSSIGQLALYQKCGFRISDVIKDFFIQHYDEIIMENGIQCIDMIRLRLEIQ, encoded by the coding sequence ATGAAGATAATAAAATTGCAGCGTCATGAAATACCACCATATGACTTACTTCTACTCGCCGATCCTTCTTATGAACTCGTAGAAGCGTACATAACAGATGGCGAATGTTATGTATATAAGGAGAACGAAGACATAATTGGAGTCTTTGTGATAGTTCCATTGTCCGAAGTTACAGTGGAGATTACAAACATAGCAGTCCGTGGAGATAGGCAAGGACAAGGGATCGGCAAGAAATTACTACAAGAAGCAATCAAGGTCGCGAAAAGCAGCGGCTATGAATGGATCGAAATCGGAACGGGAAATTCAAGCATAGGTCAGCTTGCGCTCTATCAAAAATGCGGATTTCGTATTTCGGATGTGATCAAAGACTTCTTCATACAGCATTATGACGAGATCATCATGGAGAACGGCATTCAATGCATCGATATGATTCGGCTTAGGTTAGAGATTCAGTAA
- a CDS encoding putative holin-like toxin has product MVYCENNSIVFKGGQHSVVVTTFQSILDGRGCCNVTTFQAIIVMISFSTLIVAVIALVLSQKK; this is encoded by the coding sequence ATGGTATACTGTGAGAATAATAGCATAGTTTTCAAGGGCGGTCAGCATTCCGTAGTTGTAACAACTTTCCAGTCTATCCTAGACGGAAGGGGGTGCTGTAACGTGACTACATTCCAAGCAATAATCGTCATGATTAGTTTTTCTACGCTAATCGTAGCAGTGATTGCATTAGTATTGTCACAAAAGAAATAA
- a CDS encoding NUDIX hydrolase — protein sequence MTVTHVNWGGHQLRLTWIQDLMPDRELITSVHAICFYEGKLLMVNLNDRGWDFPGGHIEAGETAEACVCREVMEEAYVAGDCTHVGAIEVSHEENPLWNSSSPYPKVGYQVFYRMDITELLPFDAAFESSERMLIRPEEAAHYHKGWQKGFDEILNAARSVQGLSIE from the coding sequence ATGACAGTTACTCATGTTAATTGGGGTGGACATCAGTTGAGGCTTACGTGGATTCAGGATTTGATGCCGGATCGAGAACTGATAACAAGCGTCCATGCTATTTGTTTTTATGAAGGTAAACTGCTCATGGTTAACTTGAATGACCGCGGTTGGGATTTTCCCGGAGGTCATATCGAAGCGGGTGAAACAGCGGAAGCTTGCGTCTGTCGCGAAGTAATGGAGGAGGCATATGTGGCGGGTGATTGCACACACGTAGGTGCCATTGAAGTGAGCCATGAAGAAAATCCGTTATGGAATTCATCCAGCCCCTATCCGAAAGTGGGGTATCAAGTATTTTATCGAATGGATATTACAGAACTTCTGCCGTTTGACGCGGCGTTCGAATCATCGGAGCGGATGCTGATTCGGCCGGAAGAGGCGGCTCATTACCATAAGGGATGGCAGAAGGGTTTTGATGAAATTTTGAACGCGGCAAGAAGTGTCCAGGGGTTATCTATTGAATAA
- a CDS encoding VanW family protein yields the protein MVSLKPIKRSKLRIFAGKKVYRLKRYSEWLLDGKKYARKRLGEKLPYSIKKHRTPLLRQLKDVDMQLQRNKIINLEIAAKRLHKVVIEPGETFSYWRLIGNTTKRKGYVDGMILHYGKVTVGTGGGLCQLSNLIYWITLHTPLTVTERYRHSYDVFPDSNRSQPFGSGATCAYNYLDLQIKNETQTPYQLMIYLTDTHLNGEWRSIAPATRTYEIYEKEHHFTRELWGGYVRHNSIFRKVYDADGNQIDDEFVTENHAITMYEPFLTYEGDGK from the coding sequence ATGGTTTCATTAAAACCGATCAAACGAAGCAAACTGAGAATCTTTGCAGGAAAGAAAGTATATAGACTGAAACGCTATAGTGAATGGCTGTTAGACGGGAAAAAGTATGCGCGCAAAAGACTCGGTGAAAAACTACCATATAGTATCAAAAAGCATCGGACTCCTTTGCTGAGGCAATTGAAGGACGTCGATATGCAGTTGCAAAGGAATAAAATAATAAATCTTGAGATTGCCGCAAAACGATTGCATAAAGTCGTCATTGAACCAGGAGAAACCTTTTCATACTGGCGCCTGATCGGCAATACGACGAAGCGGAAAGGGTATGTCGACGGCATGATCCTCCATTATGGAAAAGTGACTGTCGGGACAGGCGGAGGGCTTTGCCAACTATCAAACCTCATCTATTGGATCACATTGCATACGCCGCTGACTGTGACAGAGCGCTATCGCCACAGTTACGATGTCTTTCCCGATTCGAACAGGAGTCAGCCGTTCGGCAGCGGGGCGACTTGTGCCTACAATTATTTGGATTTGCAAATAAAGAACGAAACCCAAACGCCATATCAGCTCATGATTTATTTAACTGATACACATCTGAACGGGGAATGGCGTTCAATTGCGCCAGCAACCCGGACATATGAGATTTACGAGAAAGAGCATCATTTCACGAGGGAATTATGGGGAGGGTACGTCCGTCATAATTCGATTTTTCGGAAAGTATATGACGCAGACGGGAACCAGATCGACGATGAATTCGTCACAGAGAATCATGCGATAACAATGTATGAGCCTTTTCTGACATATGAGGGGGACGGGAAATGA
- a CDS encoding AAA family ATPase → MIIMINGAFGVGKTSVANELVSRLDGAMLYDPEEVGFMLKQIIPDEMKLQNEKTGDFQDLNMWKPLTEEMARQLRETYGKDLIVPMTIYNEDYFNTIHS, encoded by the coding sequence ATGATTATCATGATTAACGGGGCGTTCGGTGTTGGCAAAACATCTGTTGCGAATGAACTAGTAAGCAGGCTGGATGGGGCGATGCTGTATGATCCAGAAGAGGTCGGATTCATGCTGAAGCAAATCATTCCGGATGAGATGAAATTGCAAAATGAGAAAACAGGGGATTTTCAAGACTTGAATATGTGGAAACCATTGACGGAAGAAATGGCAAGGCAATTACGCGAGACATACGGCAAGGATTTGATCGTGCCGATGACGATTTACAATGAGGACTATTTCAACACAATTCATAGCTGA
- a CDS encoding NUDIX hydrolase: MSTQWLDWAKQIQALAQSGLAFSRDIYDIERYEELRKISVEIMSEYTDLEIHRIESLFTNETGYQTPKVDVRGVVFKNDQILMVKENIDGKWALPGGFCDIGLSPSENVVKEIKEESGFDVIPVKLIALLDKNKHPHPPDPYHYYKVFIMCEIIGGEPAVGPETNQVEFFTKNNLPPLSMNRNTESQITTMFEFLRDPKKKTVFD, from the coding sequence ATGAGTACGCAATGGTTGGATTGGGCGAAGCAAATTCAGGCTTTGGCGCAGTCAGGGCTAGCGTTTTCAAGGGATATATATGATATAGAGCGCTATGAGGAGTTGCGCAAAATCAGTGTAGAGATTATGTCGGAGTACACCGATCTTGAGATACATAGAATTGAAAGCTTGTTTACGAACGAAACAGGTTATCAAACACCGAAAGTGGACGTTCGGGGTGTAGTCTTTAAAAATGATCAAATCTTAATGGTAAAAGAAAATATCGATGGTAAGTGGGCATTGCCAGGCGGGTTTTGCGATATTGGATTGTCTCCTTCAGAAAATGTTGTGAAGGAGATTAAAGAGGAATCCGGGTTTGATGTAATTCCGGTAAAATTAATTGCATTACTGGATAAAAACAAGCATCCACATCCTCCGGACCCATATCATTACTATAAGGTTTTTATTATGTGTGAAATTATCGGAGGAGAACCTGCTGTAGGACCCGAAACAAATCAAGTTGAGTTCTTTACGAAAAACAATTTACCGCCACTTTCTATGAATCGAAATACGGAGTCTCAAATTACAACAATGTTTGAATTCTTGAGGGACCCTAAAAAGAAAACGGTATTCGATTGA